A part of Emcibacter nanhaiensis genomic DNA contains:
- a CDS encoding putative signal transducing protein, producing MPYGKVKEDRANSGLIRGQNHVRELFSSDNVVLITRVSALFDSEGIEFCVLDGLASLFGGGIGGIARRVMVAPESTARAKFLIRQAGLADDVDFSDEIR from the coding sequence TTGCCCTATGGTAAGGTCAAGGAAGATCGGGCGAATTCGGGCTTAATTCGAGGTCAAAATCACGTGAGAGAACTTTTTTCATCGGATAATGTGGTGCTTATTACCAGAGTTTCCGCGCTGTTTGACAGCGAAGGGATCGAGTTTTGTGTACTCGATGGGCTAGCCAGTCTGTTTGGGGGCGGTATAGGGGGAATCGCCCGTCGGGTAATGGTGGCGCCGGAATCAACCGCGCGGGCTAAATTTCTGATTCGACAGGCCGGTCTTGCGGATGATGTGGATTTTAGCGATGAAATTCGCTAA
- a CDS encoding tRNA-dihydrouridine synthase — MAETLQSAGKIYLAPMEGVVDYVMRDMLTSVGNYELCVTEFVRVTNQLYKPALFYKYCPELKSGAKTPSGTPVMIQLLGQDPDWMAENAARAVELGSPGVDLNFGCPAKTVNKSKGGAILLREPETLYKIISAVRTAVPANLPVSAKMRLGYEDKSLALDNARAIEAAGANRLTVHARTKVEGYKPPAHWHWIAKIREEVTLPLVANGDIWTAEDAEACRRESGCQDIMIGRGAMALPNLSRVIADGAAPLSWDQVRGLLLRYAGIERSDHRGGFLPSRIKQWFTYLRLCYPAADEMFRDLKRLQALEEISAMLSDGNQ, encoded by the coding sequence ATGGCGGAAACTCTCCAGTCAGCCGGTAAAATCTATCTCGCGCCCATGGAGGGGGTGGTGGACTATGTCATGCGCGACATGCTGACCTCGGTCGGCAACTACGAACTTTGTGTCACCGAATTCGTCCGGGTCACCAACCAGCTTTATAAACCGGCCCTGTTCTATAAATACTGCCCGGAACTGAAAAGCGGCGCGAAGACCCCGTCCGGGACGCCAGTGATGATCCAGCTGCTGGGCCAGGATCCGGACTGGATGGCGGAAAATGCGGCCCGGGCGGTGGAGTTGGGCTCCCCGGGGGTGGACCTCAATTTCGGCTGTCCGGCGAAAACCGTGAACAAGAGCAAGGGCGGCGCAATCCTGCTCAGGGAACCGGAAACGCTCTATAAAATCATCAGCGCCGTACGCACCGCTGTGCCGGCCAACCTGCCGGTCAGCGCCAAGATGCGGCTGGGATACGAGGACAAGTCGCTGGCGCTGGATAATGCCCGGGCGATCGAGGCGGCAGGGGCAAATCGCCTGACTGTCCATGCCCGCACCAAAGTGGAAGGCTACAAGCCGCCGGCCCACTGGCACTGGATTGCAAAGATCCGGGAAGAGGTGACGCTGCCTCTGGTCGCCAACGGGGACATCTGGACCGCCGAGGATGCCGAGGCCTGCCGCCGGGAAAGTGGTTGTCAGGATATCATGATCGGGCGTGGGGCCATGGCCCTGCCGAACCTGAGCCGGGTGATTGCTGACGGCGCGGCCCCGCTGTCCTGGGATCAGGTGCGGGGGCTTCTGCTGCGCTACGCCGGCATTGAACGCTCCGATCACCGGGGTGGCTTTCTGCCGTCCCGCATCAAGCAATGGTTTACCTATCTCCGGCTGTGCTATCCGGCCGCGGACGAGATGTTCCGGGATCTGAAACGGCTTCAGGCCCTGGAGGAAATTTCGGCGATGTTGTCAGACGGGAATCAGTAG
- a CDS encoding pseudouridine synthase encodes MLPDYAPPLEPYLDILYEDDYLLVLNKQSGLLSVPGRHDHLKDCLESRVQSRYPTASTIHRLDMETSGILVMALSKEIHGHVGRQFEHRRTEKTYIARVAGHVAGDEGEVDLPLICDWPNRPRQMVDFERGKKALTRWRVLEREEGDVTRLELKPVTGRSHQLRVHCQQMGHSILGDPFYASDEVKNMTDRLQLHAHSLSLFHPVRKETVTFTSPVPF; translated from the coding sequence ATGCTTCCCGATTATGCCCCACCGCTGGAGCCTTATCTCGACATCCTCTATGAGGATGACTATCTGCTCGTGCTCAACAAGCAGAGCGGCCTGCTGTCGGTGCCGGGCCGCCACGACCATTTGAAAGACTGCCTCGAAAGCCGGGTGCAGAGCCGCTATCCCACGGCCAGCACCATTCACCGGTTGGATATGGAAACCTCCGGCATTCTGGTCATGGCGCTGAGCAAGGAGATTCACGGCCATGTCGGCCGTCAGTTCGAACATCGCCGCACCGAAAAGACCTATATCGCCCGGGTCGCCGGTCATGTGGCTGGGGATGAAGGGGAGGTTGACCTGCCGCTGATCTGCGACTGGCCCAACCGGCCGCGGCAGATGGTGGATTTCGAGCGCGGCAAAAAGGCCCTGACCCGCTGGCGGGTGCTGGAGCGGGAAGAGGGGGATGTCACCCGGCTGGAGCTCAAACCGGTCACTGGCCGCTCGCACCAGCTCCGGGTGCATTGCCAGCAGATGGGCCACAGCATTCTCGGCGATCCCTTCTACGCGTCCGACGAGGTGAAGAATATGACCGATCGGCTGCAGCTGCACGCCCACAGCCTGAGCTTGTTTCATCCGGTCAGAAAAGAGACGGTGACCTTCACGTCGCCGGTGCCGTTCTAG
- a CDS encoding S49 family peptidase yields the protein MLKKIRTLLAKLPLPLLGDTKPVVAILPLEGVIGTSGKFSEALNLAGVEKRIEAAFDVFGVKAVALAINSPGGSPVQSELIMRRIRKLSEEKEIPVYAFAEDVAASGGYMLSLAADEIYASAASIIGSIGVISAGFGFDKAIEKVGVDRRVYTAGENKSILDPFQPEKEEDVKFLKEIQKDIHGFFKDMVKERRGDKLKGTQKVMFSGKFWTGTEAEKMGLIDGVGDLQSVMKEKFGEKTKFNRIEGEKSFIKSLLGLGGRKRAISREIMAVLDERAHWGRFGL from the coding sequence ATGCTCAAAAAAATCAGGACGCTGCTCGCCAAACTTCCCCTGCCACTTCTCGGTGATACAAAACCGGTCGTCGCTATCCTGCCGCTTGAAGGCGTGATTGGCACCTCCGGCAAATTCAGCGAGGCGCTCAACCTGGCCGGGGTGGAAAAACGCATTGAGGCAGCCTTTGATGTTTTTGGCGTGAAGGCGGTGGCGCTGGCCATCAACAGCCCGGGCGGCTCTCCGGTGCAGAGCGAACTGATCATGCGCCGGATCCGCAAGCTGTCCGAGGAAAAGGAAATCCCGGTTTACGCCTTTGCCGAGGATGTGGCCGCGTCCGGTGGCTATATGCTGTCCCTGGCCGCGGATGAAATCTACGCCAGTGCCGCGTCCATTATCGGCAGCATCGGCGTCATTTCCGCCGGTTTCGGTTTTGACAAGGCGATCGAGAAGGTGGGTGTCGACCGTCGCGTCTATACCGCCGGGGAAAATAAATCCATCCTCGATCCGTTCCAGCCGGAGAAGGAAGAAGACGTCAAGTTTCTCAAGGAAATCCAGAAAGATATCCACGGCTTTTTCAAGGATATGGTCAAGGAACGCCGAGGCGACAAGCTGAAAGGCACCCAGAAGGTCATGTTCTCGGGCAAATTCTGGACCGGGACCGAGGCCGAAAAGATGGGACTCATCGACGGGGTCGGCGATCTGCAAAGCGTCATGAAGGAAAAATTTGGTGAAAAGACCAAATTCAACCGCATCGAGGGCGAGAAAAGCTTTATCAAGAGCCTGCTTGGCCTGGGCGGACGCAAGCGCGCGATTTCCCGGGAAATTATGGCGGTGCTGGACGAGCGCGCCCACTGGGGCCGTTTCGGTCTTTAG
- a CDS encoding tRNA1(Val) (adenine(37)-N6)-methyltransferase: protein MTELFQTDYSTDDFLGGLVRLHQPRKGYRVSMDTVHLAATLDPRPGDRLLDVGAGTGGILTCLAGRLGEASRDLVLHGLELQPLHVEFARANAELNGFEDRISYFEGDLAAPPAECTKNSYDHVVTNPPYYEKDTHSVSPQENRALAHADSHLTLSEWIEHCLKMVKPKGYLSLVQKAERLAEILSALQGRAGEIIVYPIWSREGGNAGRVIVRARKGSRTPLVLKRGLVVHTSDGGYTDRAEAIQRHGQKLDIG from the coding sequence ATGACAGAGCTTTTTCAGACCGACTATAGCACAGATGATTTCCTCGGCGGACTGGTCCGGCTGCATCAGCCGCGCAAGGGCTACCGCGTCTCCATGGATACGGTGCATCTGGCGGCGACCCTGGACCCCCGGCCGGGGGACCGGCTCCTTGATGTGGGCGCCGGCACCGGCGGCATTCTCACCTGTCTTGCCGGGCGTCTGGGGGAGGCCTCCCGGGATCTGGTGCTGCACGGCCTGGAGCTGCAGCCGCTGCATGTGGAATTCGCCCGGGCCAATGCGGAACTGAACGGTTTTGAAGACCGGATCAGTTATTTTGAAGGTGATCTTGCCGCACCGCCGGCGGAATGCACAAAGAACAGCTACGACCATGTGGTGACCAATCCGCCCTATTATGAAAAGGACACCCATTCCGTCTCCCCCCAGGAAAACCGGGCCCTGGCTCATGCGGACAGCCATCTGACCCTGAGCGAGTGGATTGAACATTGTCTTAAAATGGTAAAGCCGAAAGGATATCTGTCATTGGTCCAGAAAGCGGAGCGGCTGGCGGAAATATTGTCCGCGCTGCAGGGGCGGGCCGGCGAAATCATCGTCTATCCCATCTGGTCCAGGGAGGGGGGTAATGCCGGACGGGTGATCGTGCGGGCAAGAAAGGGCAGCCGGACGCCGCTTGTCTTGAAACGCGGACTGGTCGTTCATACATCCGATGGCGGATATACCGACCGGGCCGAGGCGATCCAGCGACATGGACAAAAGCTGGATATCGGCTAA
- a CDS encoding glycine--tRNA ligase subunit alpha, whose amino-acid sequence MNSSTGDAADRKETAFQFLILKLQKYWADQGCVVLQPYDLEMGAGTFQSATTLRSLGSKPWKAAYVQPCRRPTDGRYGENPNRLQHYYQFQVVLKPSPENIQQLYLDSLKVLGIDAMEHDIRFVEDDWESPTLGAWGLGWEVWCDGMEVSQFTYFQQVGGFDCKPVMGELTYGLERLAMYIQGVDNVYDLDWNGEGVKYGDVFLQNEKEFSAYNFELADTEMLFRHFEDAEKECASILQQGVEDGKYYPLPAYDQCIKASHVFNLLDARGVISVTERQAYIGRVRALAKSCCEAYLKSLGEGDA is encoded by the coding sequence ATGAATTCCTCAACGGGAGATGCTGCGGACCGCAAGGAAACCGCCTTTCAATTTCTTATCCTGAAGCTCCAGAAATACTGGGCTGATCAGGGCTGCGTGGTATTGCAGCCTTATGATCTGGAGATGGGGGCCGGCACCTTCCAGTCCGCCACCACTTTGCGCTCGCTCGGCTCCAAGCCGTGGAAGGCCGCCTACGTGCAACCCTGCCGCCGTCCGACCGATGGCCGGTATGGGGAAAACCCCAACCGTCTGCAGCATTATTACCAGTTCCAGGTGGTGCTGAAACCGTCTCCGGAAAATATCCAGCAGCTTTACCTCGACAGCCTGAAAGTGCTTGGCATTGATGCCATGGAGCATGACATCCGCTTTGTAGAGGACGACTGGGAAAGCCCGACGCTGGGCGCCTGGGGGCTGGGATGGGAAGTCTGGTGCGACGGCATGGAAGTGAGCCAGTTCACCTATTTCCAGCAGGTCGGCGGGTTTGACTGCAAACCGGTGATGGGTGAGCTCACCTACGGCCTCGAGCGCCTGGCCATGTATATCCAGGGCGTCGATAATGTTTACGACCTCGACTGGAACGGGGAAGGCGTCAAATACGGTGATGTATTCCTGCAGAACGAAAAGGAATTTTCCGCCTATAACTTCGAGCTGGCCGATACCGAGATGCTGTTCCGCCATTTCGAGGATGCCGAGAAGGAATGCGCCTCGATCCTGCAACAGGGCGTGGAAGACGGCAAATATTATCCGCTGCCGGCCTATGACCAGTGCATCAAGGCGAGCCATGTCTTCAACCTGCTGGATGCGCGGGGCGTGATCAGCGTTACCGAACGCCAGGCCTATATCGGCCGGGTCCGCGCCCTGGCGAAAAGCTGCTGTGAGGCCTACCTCAAGTCGCTGGGCGAGGGAGACGCGTAA
- the ppdK gene encoding pyruvate, phosphate dikinase: protein MTKWVYTFGDGKAEGEASMKNLLGGKGANLAEMSNLGLPVPPGFTITTEVCTAFYENDRTYPSDLDGQVEEALKSVEDTVGAKFGDAENPLLVSVRSGARVSMPGMMDTVLNLGLNDTTVKGLAKQAGDERFAYDSYRRFIQMYSDVVLGVDHYLFEELLEIHKEENGYILDTELDAEDWKQLAEAFKKKAEDELGKPFPQDVKEQLWGAINAVFGSWQIERAKTYRRLHNIPEDWGTAVNVQSMVFGNMGETSATGVAFTRDPSTGENAFYGEYLINAQGEDVVAGIRTPQNLTKAAREAAGSDKPSMEESMNGVYKELAEVFRKLEAHYRDMQDIEFTVQKGKLWILQTRSGKRTAKAALKIAVDMARDGVISEQEAVLRVDPAALDQLLHPTLDPNAERDVLTTGLPASPGAACGIVVFTADEAEELAKDGKDVILVRVETSPEDIHGMHAAKGILTSRGGMTSHAAVVARGMGRPCVSGAGHLHINQAEGVIRVAGREVKNHETITIDGSTGEVMFGAVDTVQPELSGDFATLMEWADANRRLKVRTNAETPLDAKTAREFGAEGIGLCRTEHMFFDADRIISVRQMILAENEAGRRAALEKILPYQKNDFVELFTIMQGLPVTVRLLDPPLHEFLPQEEDDFADVAAVTGVSVADLKIRAEELHEFNPMLGHRGCRLGISYPEIYEMQARAIIEAALQVAKETGEPVVPEIMIPLVGSRKELEILKAKVSAVADEIIAASGAKLDYMVGTMIELPRAALQAGEIAHEAEFFSFGTNDLTQTTYGISRDDSAHFLDDYIRAGIFEQDPFVTIDQDGVGELVKTAAERGRATRANIKLGICGEHGGDPASVEFCHRVGLDYVSCSPYRVPIARLAAAQASLKDKA, encoded by the coding sequence ATGACAAAATGGGTCTATACATTCGGTGACGGAAAAGCGGAAGGTGAAGCCTCTATGAAAAACCTCCTCGGAGGGAAGGGCGCCAACCTTGCGGAAATGTCAAATCTGGGATTGCCGGTGCCACCGGGCTTTACCATTACCACCGAGGTATGTACCGCATTTTACGAGAATGACCGCACCTACCCGTCTGATCTGGACGGCCAGGTGGAAGAGGCCCTGAAATCCGTTGAAGACACTGTCGGCGCCAAATTCGGCGATGCGGAAAACCCGCTGCTGGTGTCTGTCCGTTCCGGCGCCCGGGTTTCCATGCCCGGCATGATGGATACGGTCCTCAACCTCGGCCTCAACGACACCACCGTGAAGGGGCTCGCGAAACAGGCCGGCGATGAGCGCTTCGCCTATGACAGCTACCGCCGCTTCATCCAGATGTATTCCGATGTGGTGCTCGGCGTCGATCATTACCTGTTCGAGGAACTGCTCGAAATCCACAAGGAAGAAAACGGCTATATCCTGGATACCGAACTGGATGCGGAAGACTGGAAACAGCTGGCGGAAGCCTTCAAGAAAAAAGCCGAGGACGAGCTCGGCAAGCCGTTCCCGCAGGATGTGAAGGAACAGCTCTGGGGCGCCATCAACGCCGTGTTCGGCTCCTGGCAGATCGAACGCGCCAAGACCTACCGCCGCCTGCATAACATCCCGGAAGACTGGGGCACCGCCGTCAACGTGCAGTCCATGGTGTTCGGTAACATGGGCGAAACCTCCGCCACCGGCGTGGCCTTCACCCGCGACCCGTCCACTGGCGAAAATGCCTTCTACGGCGAATATCTGATCAACGCCCAGGGCGAGGATGTGGTGGCCGGGATCCGTACGCCGCAGAACCTGACCAAGGCCGCGCGCGAAGCCGCCGGGTCCGACAAGCCGTCCATGGAAGAAAGCATGAACGGCGTCTACAAGGAACTGGCCGAAGTGTTCCGGAAGCTGGAAGCCCATTACCGCGACATGCAGGACATCGAATTTACTGTCCAGAAAGGCAAGCTGTGGATCCTGCAGACCCGTTCCGGCAAGCGCACCGCCAAGGCGGCGCTGAAAATCGCCGTCGATATGGCCCGTGACGGCGTGATCAGCGAGCAGGAAGCGGTCCTGCGTGTCGATCCCGCCGCCCTTGACCAGCTGCTGCACCCGACCCTGGACCCCAATGCCGAGCGTGACGTTCTGACCACCGGCCTGCCGGCGTCCCCGGGCGCCGCCTGCGGTATCGTGGTCTTTACCGCCGACGAGGCCGAAGAGCTGGCCAAAGACGGCAAGGACGTTATACTTGTTCGTGTGGAAACCAGCCCGGAAGATATTCACGGCATGCACGCCGCGAAAGGCATCCTCACTTCCCGCGGCGGCATGACCTCCCACGCGGCCGTGGTGGCCCGCGGCATGGGCCGCCCCTGCGTGTCCGGCGCCGGTCATCTGCACATCAACCAGGCTGAAGGCGTGATCCGCGTCGCCGGCCGCGAAGTCAAGAACCACGAAACCATCACCATCGACGGCAGCACCGGCGAAGTGATGTTCGGCGCCGTCGATACGGTGCAGCCGGAGCTCAGCGGCGATTTCGCCACCCTGATGGAATGGGCCGACGCCAACCGCCGCCTGAAAGTGCGCACCAACGCGGAAACCCCGCTCGATGCCAAGACCGCCCGCGAGTTTGGCGCCGAAGGCATCGGCCTGTGCCGCACCGAGCATATGTTCTTTGATGCCGACCGTATCATTTCCGTGCGCCAGATGATCCTGGCCGAAAATGAAGCCGGTCGCCGCGCCGCGCTGGAAAAGATCCTGCCGTACCAGAAAAACGACTTTGTTGAACTGTTCACCATCATGCAGGGCCTGCCGGTCACCGTGCGTCTGCTGGACCCGCCGCTGCATGAATTCCTGCCCCAGGAAGAAGATGATTTCGCCGATGTGGCCGCCGTCACCGGCGTCTCCGTCGCCGACCTGAAAATCCGGGCCGAGGAACTGCATGAATTCAACCCGATGCTCGGTCATCGCGGCTGTCGTCTTGGCATTTCCTATCCTGAAATCTACGAGATGCAGGCCCGCGCCATCATCGAAGCCGCCCTGCAGGTGGCCAAGGAAACCGGTGAACCGGTGGTGCCGGAAATCATGATCCCGCTGGTTGGCAGCCGCAAGGAACTGGAAATCCTTAAAGCCAAGGTGTCCGCCGTAGCCGACGAGATCATCGCCGCGTCCGGTGCGAAACTGGACTATATGGTCGGCACCATGATCGAGCTGCCGCGCGCCGCCCTGCAAGCCGGAGAAATCGCCCACGAAGCCGAATTCTTCAGCTTCGGCACCAACGACCTGACCCAGACCACCTACGGCATCAGCCGCGACGACAGCGCCCATTTCCTGGATGACTATATCCGGGCCGGGATCTTCGAGCAGGATCCGTTTGTGACCATCGACCAGGATGGCGTCGGCGAACTGGTGAAAACCGCCGCCGAACGCGGCCGCGCCACCCGGGCCAACATCAAGCTCGGCATTTGCGGTGAGCATGGCGGTGACCCGGCGTCGGTGGAATTCTGCCACCGGGTCGGCCTCGACTATGTGTCCTGTTCGCCCTACCGCGTGCCGATTGCCCGTCTGGCTGCCGCCCAGGCGTCACTTAAAGATAAGGCCTGA
- the glyS gene encoding glycine--tRNA ligase subunit beta codes for MAELLLELFSEEIPARMQQKAADDLKRLVTAKLDEASLTYDKATAYVTVRRLALHIEGLASEQPDVSEERRGPRADAPEKAIDGFLKGAGVSRDQVEIREEKKGTFLYAVIEKKGRPASEVLAEFLPEIIRTFPWPKSQRWGAGSLRWVRPLHSVLCLLDGDVVGFDLGDGLVSGNTTRGHRFLAPDSFEVSSFADYQARLGKAYVVLDTAVRKERILFEAKALAESAGLELLDDPALLDEIAGLAEYPVILLGEFDEEFLDVPQEALTSAMRSHQKYFSLVDSTGKLANKFVFVSNMKTDDHGAKIIDGNQRVLRARLADTKFFWDQDLKGKLEDNLPKLQDIVFHAEISKVGERVGRLVELSAHIAELIGADVDKAKRAAQLCKADLVSGMVGEFADLQGLMGKYYAEAEGEAAEVAQAIAEHYSPKGPSDKCPSAPVSIAVALAEKVDTLAAFFYIGEKPTGSKDPYALRRAALGCIRLILENGLRLSLADLTDVARDLVAKDVAKLRGTPIAKFTKAMNGFSKGHYTETYELLDFYADRLKVQQREQGVRHDMIEAVFSLGGEDDLVRLLARVEALKNFLDTEDGTNLLAGYKRAVNIVKIEEKKDDTSYDGEPTAGTQAEETTLFNSLGEVSGAVKAAVDAEQFEEAMAQLATLRQPIDDFFDRVTVNSENSGERQNRLRILSQIRKTMNLVADFSNIEG; via the coding sequence ATGGCTGAATTGCTGCTTGAACTGTTCTCCGAAGAAATTCCCGCCCGCATGCAGCAGAAGGCGGCTGACGACCTCAAGCGTCTGGTCACCGCCAAGCTGGATGAGGCGAGCCTCACTTACGACAAAGCGACCGCCTATGTGACGGTGCGCCGCCTGGCCCTGCATATCGAGGGACTGGCCAGCGAACAGCCGGATGTGTCCGAAGAACGCCGCGGCCCCCGCGCCGATGCGCCGGAAAAGGCCATCGACGGCTTCCTCAAGGGCGCGGGCGTCAGCCGCGACCAGGTGGAAATCCGTGAAGAGAAAAAAGGCACCTTCCTTTATGCGGTGATCGAAAAGAAAGGCCGCCCGGCGAGCGAGGTGCTGGCCGAGTTCCTGCCGGAAATTATCCGTACCTTCCCCTGGCCCAAATCCCAGCGCTGGGGCGCGGGATCACTCCGCTGGGTGCGGCCGCTACACAGCGTGCTGTGCCTGCTGGACGGGGATGTGGTCGGTTTTGACCTGGGCGACGGACTCGTGAGTGGCAACACCACCCGCGGCCATCGTTTCCTGGCGCCGGACAGCTTTGAAGTTTCCTCCTTTGCCGATTATCAGGCCAGGCTGGGCAAGGCCTATGTGGTGCTGGACACCGCCGTGCGCAAGGAAAGAATCCTGTTTGAAGCCAAGGCCCTGGCGGAAAGCGCCGGGCTGGAGCTGCTGGATGATCCGGCGCTGCTCGACGAAATCGCCGGCCTTGCCGAATATCCGGTCATCCTGCTGGGTGAGTTTGATGAGGAATTCCTCGATGTGCCGCAGGAGGCGCTGACCAGCGCCATGCGCAGCCACCAGAAATATTTCTCGCTTGTGGACAGCACCGGCAAGCTGGCCAACAAGTTCGTCTTTGTCTCCAACATGAAGACCGACGATCACGGCGCCAAGATCATCGACGGCAATCAGCGGGTGCTGCGCGCCCGGCTGGCCGATACCAAATTCTTCTGGGACCAGGACCTGAAAGGCAAGCTGGAGGACAATCTGCCGAAGTTGCAGGATATCGTGTTCCATGCCGAAATCAGCAAGGTTGGCGAGCGAGTGGGGCGGTTGGTAGAATTGTCTGCCCATATCGCTGAACTGATCGGCGCCGATGTGGACAAGGCCAAACGGGCGGCCCAACTGTGTAAAGCTGACTTGGTCAGCGGCATGGTCGGCGAATTTGCCGACCTGCAGGGCCTGATGGGTAAATATTATGCCGAGGCTGAGGGCGAGGCCGCAGAAGTGGCCCAGGCCATTGCTGAACATTATTCCCCGAAGGGGCCGAGTGACAAATGCCCGTCCGCTCCGGTCAGTATTGCCGTGGCGCTGGCTGAAAAGGTTGATACGCTGGCGGCCTTCTTTTACATCGGGGAAAAACCCACCGGCTCCAAGGATCCCTATGCCTTGCGACGTGCGGCCCTGGGATGTATTCGCCTGATTCTTGAAAATGGATTGAGGCTGTCGCTTGCAGATCTGACAGATGTTGCGCGGGACCTTGTTGCCAAGGATGTGGCAAAATTACGCGGGACGCCAATTGCCAAATTCACAAAAGCAATGAATGGTTTTTCCAAAGGCCATTATACTGAGACCTATGAACTTCTGGATTTCTATGCAGACCGTTTGAAAGTCCAGCAGAGAGAACAAGGCGTACGCCACGACATGATCGAAGCTGTCTTCTCGCTTGGCGGGGAAGATGACCTGGTCCGGCTGCTGGCCCGGGTCGAAGCGCTGAAGAACTTCCTCGACACCGAGGATGGCACGAACCTGCTCGCCGGTTACAAGCGGGCGGTCAATATTGTAAAAATTGAAGAGAAAAAAGACGATACCTCCTACGACGGGGAGCCCACTGCGGGTACCCAGGCGGAGGAAACTACACTATTCAACAGCCTTGGAGAGGTGTCCGGGGCTGTTAAAGCCGCTGTTGACGCGGAACAGTTCGAAGAAGCCATGGCGCAGCTAGCCACATTGCGCCAACCCATTGATGATTTCTTTGACAGAGTGACCGTGAACAGTGAAAATTCGGGAGAGCGGCAGAATCGCTTAAGGATTTTGTCGCAGATTCGCAAAACCATGAATCTGGTGGCGGATTTTTCAAACATTGAAGGTTAA
- a CDS encoding polyprenyl synthetase family protein, producing MGVVVNFEDEKKGESALARLQKLVKDDMDKVNQTILHKMQSPVALIPQLAGHLIASGGKRLRPMLTIASSRLCGYEGDRHVELSACVEFIHSATLLHDDVVDESDLRRGRDTANAVWGNKASVLVGDFLFSRSFELMVADGSLEVLRILSHASSVIAEGEVLQLTTANDTDTTEDSYMEVIAAKTAALFAAACEIGAVIAERPTAEQEALQSYGKNLGIIFQLVDDVLDYSAEQEKLGKSVGDDFREGKITLPIVLAFRRGTDEERAFWRRTMEELEQQDGDLEKALDLINKHNALNDTLERARHYGAIARDALAIFPDNEHRQALTDIVDFCIARAY from the coding sequence GTGGGTGTAGTTGTTAATTTCGAAGACGAGAAAAAGGGCGAAAGCGCGCTTGCCCGGCTGCAAAAGCTGGTCAAGGACGATATGGACAAGGTCAACCAGACCATTCTCCATAAAATGCAGAGCCCCGTCGCCCTGATCCCCCAGCTTGCCGGACACCTGATTGCCTCCGGCGGCAAACGCCTGCGCCCGATGCTGACCATCGCCTCTTCCCGCTTGTGCGGCTATGAAGGCGACCGGCATGTGGAACTGTCCGCCTGTGTGGAATTCATTCACAGCGCCACCCTGCTGCATGACGATGTGGTTGACGAAAGCGACCTGCGCCGCGGCCGGGATACCGCCAATGCGGTCTGGGGCAACAAGGCCAGCGTGCTGGTCGGCGACTTTTTGTTCAGCCGCTCCTTCGAGCTGATGGTAGCCGACGGCTCGCTGGAAGTGCTGCGCATCCTGTCCCATGCCTCCAGCGTCATTGCCGAAGGCGAGGTGCTGCAGCTGACCACGGCCAACGACACCGACACCACCGAAGACAGCTACATGGAAGTGATCGCCGCCAAGACCGCAGCGCTGTTTGCCGCGGCCTGCGAAATCGGCGCCGTGATTGCCGAACGCCCCACCGCCGAGCAGGAAGCCCTGCAGAGTTACGGCAAGAACCTGGGCATCATCTTCCAGCTGGTGGATGACGTACTGGATTATTCCGCCGAACAGGAAAAGCTCGGCAAAAGCGTCGGCGACGACTTCCGCGAGGGTAAAATCACCCTGCCGATCGTGCTCGCTTTCCGGCGCGGCACCGACGAAGAGCGGGCCTTCTGGCGCCGGACCATGGAAGAACTGGAGCAACAGGACGGCGACCTGGAAAAGGCGCTCGACCTGATCAACAAGCATAATGCCCTGAACGACACCCTGGAGCGCGCCCGCCACTATGGCGCCATCGCCCGGGATGCGCTGGCCATTTTCCCCGACAATGAACATCGCCAGGCTTTGACCGATATTGTCGATTTCTGTATCGCGCGGGCCTACTGA